A window of Anomalospiza imberbis isolate Cuckoo-Finch-1a 21T00152 chromosome 4, ASM3175350v1, whole genome shotgun sequence contains these coding sequences:
- the SMARCA5 gene encoding SWI/SNF-related matrix-associated actin-dependent regulator of chromatin subfamily A member 5 isoform X1: MSAGQPPLPPQPDEPPAPPLPPGANIGEAAGTGPPCAAGLAGGDMKMEESFDDASPAKQKEIQETDPTYEEKMQTDRANRFEYLLKQTELFAHFIQPAAQKTPTSPLKMKPGRPRIKKDEKQNLLSAGDYRHRRTEQEEDEELLTESSKTTNVCTRFEESPSYVKWGKLRDYQIRGLNWLISLYENGINGILADEMGLGKTLQTISLLGYMKHYRNIPGPHMVLVPKSTLQNWMNEFKRWVPTLRAVCLIGDKDQRAAFVRDVLLPGEWDVCVTSYEMLIKEKSVFKKFNWRYLVIDEAHRIKNEKSKLSEIVREFKTTNRLLLTGTPLQNNLHELWALLNFLLPDVFNSAEDFDSWFDTNNCLGDQKLVERLHMVLRPFLLRRIKADVEKSLPPKKEVKIYVGLSKMQREWYTRILMKDIDILNSAGKLDKMRLLNILMQLRKCCNHPYLFDGAEPGPPYTTDMHLVTNSGKMVVLDKLLPKLKEQGSRVLIFSQMTRVLDILEDYCMWRNYEYCRLDGQTPHNERQASINAFNDPDSSKFVFMLSTRAGGLGINLATADVVILYDSDWNPQVDLQAMDRAHRIGQTKTVRVFRFITDNTVEERIVERAEMKLRLDSIVIQQGRLVDQNLNKLGKDEMLQMIRHGATHVFASKDSEITDEDIDHILERGAKKTAEMNEKLSKMGESSLRNFTMDTESSVYNFEGEDYREKQKLAFTEWIEPPKRERKANYAVDAYFREALRVSEPKAPKAPRPPKQPNVQDFQFFPPRLFELLEKEILYYRKTIGYKVPRNPDLPNAAQAQKEEQLKIDEAEPLNDEELEEKEKLLTQGFTNWNKRDFNQFIKANEKWGRDDIENIAREVEGKTPEEVIEYSAVFWERCNELQDIEKIMAQIERGEARIQRRISIKKALDTKIGRYKAPFHQLRISYGTNKGKNYTEEEDRFLICMLHKLGFDKENVYDELRQCIRNSPQFRFDWFLKSRTAMELQRRCNTLITLIERENMELEEKEKAEKKKRGPKPSSAQKRKMDGTPDGRGRKKKLKL, encoded by the exons CAAACAGACAGAGCAAACAGATTTGAGTATCTATTGAAGCAGACTGAGCTCTTTGCTCATTTCATTCAGCCTGCTGCTCAGAAAACTCCAACTTCACCTTTAAAAATGAAACCTGGACGTCCACGAATAAAGAAGGATGAGAAACAGAATTTACTGTCAGCTGGCGA CTATCGGCACCGTAGAACAGAGCAGGAAGAGGATGAGGAGCTGTTAACAGAAAGCTCCAAGACAACAAATGTCTGCACTCGATTTGAAGAATCTCCATCAT ATGTGAAATGGGGAAAGCTGCGCGATTACCAGATCCGAGGACTGAACTGGCTTATTTCTCTGTATGAAAATGGCATCAATGGCATCCTGGCAGATGAAATG GGTCTTGGGAAGACACTGCAAACAATTTCTCTTCTTGGCTATATGAAACACTACAGAAACATTCCTGGACCTCACATGGTGTTAGTTCCTAAGTCCACTCTGCAGAACTGGATGAATGAATTCAAGAGATGGGTACCAACACTTCGAGCAGTTTGTTTgattggtgacaaagaccagCGA GCTGCCTTTGTAAGAGATgtgttgctgcctggagaatgGGATGTCTGTGTAACATCATATGAAATGCTTATCAAAGAGAAGTCAGTATTCAAAAAGTTCAACTGGAGATACCTTGTTATAGATGAGGCCCACAggattaaaaatgaaaaatcaaag TTATCAGAAATTGTGAGGGAATTCAAGACTACCAACCGGCTGCTATTAACTGGAACTCCACTTCAGAACAATTTACATGAACTCTGGGCACTTCTCAACTTCCTTTTGCCAGATGTCTTTAACTCAGCTGAA GATTTTGATTCGTGGTTTGATACCAACAACTGTCTAGGGGATCAGAAACTGGTGGAGCGCCTTCATATG GTGCTACGACCATTCCTTCTCCGTCGCATCAAGGCTGATGTGGAGAAAAGCTTGCCTCCAAAGAAGGAAGTTAAAATTTATGTGGGCCTCAGCAAAATGCAGCGAGAATG GTATACCCGAATCCTTATGAAGGATATAGATATCCTGAACTCAGCTGGGAAGCTGGACAAGATGAGACTGCTGAACATCCTGATGCAGCTGCGAAAATGCTGCAATCACCCATACCTCTTTgatggagcagagcctggcccaCCTTACACAACAGACATGCATTTGGTCACTAACAGTGGCAAAATGGTAGTTCTGGACAAATTGCTACCTAAGTTGAAAGAACAAG GCTCAAGGGTTCTAATCTTCAGTCAGATGACAAGAGTTCTAGATATCTTGGAAGATTACTGTATGTGGAGGAACTATGAATATTGCAGACTGGATGGACAAACTCCTCACAATGAGCGACAG gCTTCCATTAATGCATTCAACGATCCTGACAGCTCAAAATTTGTGTTCATGTTGAGTACACGAGCAGGAGGTCTTGGAATCAATCTGGCTACTGCTGATGTTGTAATCCTCTATGATTCAGACTGGAATCCACAAGTAGATCTCCAGGCTATG GATCGAGCACACAGAATTGGCCAGACCAAGACTGTCCGGGTGTTCAGGTTTATTACAGACAATACCGTGGAAGAAAGGATAGTGGAGCGTGCAGAAATGAAACTCCGCCTAGATTCCATAGTCATCCAGCAAG GAAGATTGGTGGATCAAAACCTGAATAAACTTGGAAAGGATGAAATGCTGCAAATGATCAGACATGGAGCAACACACGTGTTTGCCTCAAAGGATAGTGAGATTACAGATGAAGATATTGATCACATTTTGGAAAGAGGGGCAAAGAAG ACTGCGGAAATGAATGAAAAACTTTCAAAGATGGGTGAAAGCTCCCTTAGGAATTTTACTATGGATACTGAATCTAGCGTGTATAATTTTGAAGGGGAAGActacagagaaaaacagaag TTGGCATTTACAGAGTGGATTGAACCAcctaaaagagaaagaaaagccaaTTATGCTGTGGATGCTTACTTCAGAGAGGCTCTTCGAGTCAGTGAACCAAAAGCACCCAAG GCTCCACGGCCTCCAAAACAGCCAAATGTACAGGACTTCCAGTTCTTTCCTCCTCGCCTGTTTGAACTATTGGAAAAAGAGATTCTCTACTACAGGAAAACAATTGGTTACAAG GTACCTCGTAATCCTGATCTCCCAAATGCAGCCCAAGCACAGAAGGAAGAGCAGCTTAAGATTGATGAGGCTGAACCTCTTAATGATGAAGAgctagaagaaaaagagaaacttcTAACCCAG GGCTTCACTAACTGGAATAAGAGAGATTTCAACCAGTTCATCAAAGCCAATGAGAAGTGGGGCCGTGATGACATTGAAAATATAGCACGAGAAGTCGAAGGAAAAACCCCAGAGGAAGTCATTGAGTATTCAG CTGTGTTCTGGGAAAGATGCAATGAACTCCAAGACATAGAGAAGATCATGGCTCAGATTGAAAGAGGAGAAGCCAGAATTCAGAGACGAATCAGCATAAAAAAGGCTCTCGATACAAAG ATTGGGAGATATAAAGCCCCTTTCCACCAACTAAGAATATCCTATGGTACTAATAAAGGGAAGAATTACACTGAAGAGGAGGATCGCTTCCTAATCTGTATGCTTCACAAACTAGGATTTGATAAAGAAAATGTCTATGATGAATTAAGACAATGTATCCGAAACTCGCCGCAATTCAGATTTGACTGGTTTCTCAAGTCCAGAACTGCAatg GAGCTGCAAAGGAGGTGTAATACTTTAATCACTCTaattgaaagagaaaacatggaactggaagaaaaggaaaaggcagaaaagaagaaaCGTGGACCGAAACCATCTTCG GCACAGAAGCGCAAAATGGATGGCACTCCTGATGGGCgtgggagaaaaaagaagctAAAGCTGtga
- the SMARCA5 gene encoding SWI/SNF-related matrix-associated actin-dependent regulator of chromatin subfamily A member 5 isoform X2 yields MSAGQPPLPPQPDEPPAPPLPPGANIGEAAGTGPPCAAGLAGGDMKMEESFDDASPAKQKEIQETDPTYEEKMQTDRANRFEYLLKQTELFAHFIQPAAQKTPTSPLKMKPGRPRIKKDEKQNLLSAGDYRHRRTEQEEDEELLTESSKTTNVCTRFEESPSYVKWGKLRDYQIRGLNWLISLYENGINGILADEMGLGKTLQTISLLGYMKHYRNIPGPHMVLVPKSTLQNWMNEFKRWVPTLRAVCLIGDKDQRAAFVRDVLLPGEWDVCVTSYEMLIKEKSVFKKFNWRYLVIDEAHRIKNEKSKLSEIVREFKTTNRLLLTGTPLQNNLHELWALLNFLLPDVFNSAEDFDSWFDTNNCLGDQKLVERLHMVLRPFLLRRIKADVEKSLPPKKEVKIYVGLSKMQREWYTRILMKDIDILNSAGKLDKMRLLNILMQLRKCCNHPYLFDGAEPGPPYTTDMHLVTNSGKMVVLDKLLPKLKEQGSRVLIFSQMTRVLDILEDYCMWRNYEYCRLDGQTPHNERQASINAFNDPDSSKFVFMLSTRAGGLGINLATADVVILYDSDWNPQVDLQAMDRAHRIGQTKTVRVFRFITDNTVEERIVERAEMKLRLDSIVIQQGKLVDQNLNKLGKDEMLQMIRHGATHVFASKDSEITDEDIDHILERGAKKTAEMNEKLSKMGESSLRNFTMDTESSVYNFEGEDYREKQKLAFTEWIEPPKRERKANYAVDAYFREALRVSEPKAPKAPRPPKQPNVQDFQFFPPRLFELLEKEILYYRKTIGYKVPRNPDLPNAAQAQKEEQLKIDEAEPLNDEELEEKEKLLTQGFTNWNKRDFNQFIKANEKWGRDDIENIAREVEGKTPEEVIEYSAVFWERCNELQDIEKIMAQIERGEARIQRRISIKKALDTKIGRYKAPFHQLRISYGTNKGKNYTEEEDRFLICMLHKLGFDKENVYDELRQCIRNSPQFRFDWFLKSRTAMELQRRCNTLITLIERENMELEEKEKAEKKKRGPKPSSAQKRKMDGTPDGRGRKKKLKL; encoded by the exons CAAACAGACAGAGCAAACAGATTTGAGTATCTATTGAAGCAGACTGAGCTCTTTGCTCATTTCATTCAGCCTGCTGCTCAGAAAACTCCAACTTCACCTTTAAAAATGAAACCTGGACGTCCACGAATAAAGAAGGATGAGAAACAGAATTTACTGTCAGCTGGCGA CTATCGGCACCGTAGAACAGAGCAGGAAGAGGATGAGGAGCTGTTAACAGAAAGCTCCAAGACAACAAATGTCTGCACTCGATTTGAAGAATCTCCATCAT ATGTGAAATGGGGAAAGCTGCGCGATTACCAGATCCGAGGACTGAACTGGCTTATTTCTCTGTATGAAAATGGCATCAATGGCATCCTGGCAGATGAAATG GGTCTTGGGAAGACACTGCAAACAATTTCTCTTCTTGGCTATATGAAACACTACAGAAACATTCCTGGACCTCACATGGTGTTAGTTCCTAAGTCCACTCTGCAGAACTGGATGAATGAATTCAAGAGATGGGTACCAACACTTCGAGCAGTTTGTTTgattggtgacaaagaccagCGA GCTGCCTTTGTAAGAGATgtgttgctgcctggagaatgGGATGTCTGTGTAACATCATATGAAATGCTTATCAAAGAGAAGTCAGTATTCAAAAAGTTCAACTGGAGATACCTTGTTATAGATGAGGCCCACAggattaaaaatgaaaaatcaaag TTATCAGAAATTGTGAGGGAATTCAAGACTACCAACCGGCTGCTATTAACTGGAACTCCACTTCAGAACAATTTACATGAACTCTGGGCACTTCTCAACTTCCTTTTGCCAGATGTCTTTAACTCAGCTGAA GATTTTGATTCGTGGTTTGATACCAACAACTGTCTAGGGGATCAGAAACTGGTGGAGCGCCTTCATATG GTGCTACGACCATTCCTTCTCCGTCGCATCAAGGCTGATGTGGAGAAAAGCTTGCCTCCAAAGAAGGAAGTTAAAATTTATGTGGGCCTCAGCAAAATGCAGCGAGAATG GTATACCCGAATCCTTATGAAGGATATAGATATCCTGAACTCAGCTGGGAAGCTGGACAAGATGAGACTGCTGAACATCCTGATGCAGCTGCGAAAATGCTGCAATCACCCATACCTCTTTgatggagcagagcctggcccaCCTTACACAACAGACATGCATTTGGTCACTAACAGTGGCAAAATGGTAGTTCTGGACAAATTGCTACCTAAGTTGAAAGAACAAG GCTCAAGGGTTCTAATCTTCAGTCAGATGACAAGAGTTCTAGATATCTTGGAAGATTACTGTATGTGGAGGAACTATGAATATTGCAGACTGGATGGACAAACTCCTCACAATGAGCGACAG gCTTCCATTAATGCATTCAACGATCCTGACAGCTCAAAATTTGTGTTCATGTTGAGTACACGAGCAGGAGGTCTTGGAATCAATCTGGCTACTGCTGATGTTGTAATCCTCTATGATTCAGACTGGAATCCACAAGTAGATCTCCAGGCTATG GATCGAGCACACAGAATTGGCCAGACCAAGACTGTCCGGGTGTTCAGGTTTATTACAGACAATACCGTGGAAGAAAGGATAGTGGAGCGTGCAGAAATGAAACTCCGCCTAGATTCCATAGTCATCCAGCAAGGCAA ATTGGTGGATCAAAACCTGAATAAACTTGGAAAGGATGAAATGCTGCAAATGATCAGACATGGAGCAACACACGTGTTTGCCTCAAAGGATAGTGAGATTACAGATGAAGATATTGATCACATTTTGGAAAGAGGGGCAAAGAAG ACTGCGGAAATGAATGAAAAACTTTCAAAGATGGGTGAAAGCTCCCTTAGGAATTTTACTATGGATACTGAATCTAGCGTGTATAATTTTGAAGGGGAAGActacagagaaaaacagaag TTGGCATTTACAGAGTGGATTGAACCAcctaaaagagaaagaaaagccaaTTATGCTGTGGATGCTTACTTCAGAGAGGCTCTTCGAGTCAGTGAACCAAAAGCACCCAAG GCTCCACGGCCTCCAAAACAGCCAAATGTACAGGACTTCCAGTTCTTTCCTCCTCGCCTGTTTGAACTATTGGAAAAAGAGATTCTCTACTACAGGAAAACAATTGGTTACAAG GTACCTCGTAATCCTGATCTCCCAAATGCAGCCCAAGCACAGAAGGAAGAGCAGCTTAAGATTGATGAGGCTGAACCTCTTAATGATGAAGAgctagaagaaaaagagaaacttcTAACCCAG GGCTTCACTAACTGGAATAAGAGAGATTTCAACCAGTTCATCAAAGCCAATGAGAAGTGGGGCCGTGATGACATTGAAAATATAGCACGAGAAGTCGAAGGAAAAACCCCAGAGGAAGTCATTGAGTATTCAG CTGTGTTCTGGGAAAGATGCAATGAACTCCAAGACATAGAGAAGATCATGGCTCAGATTGAAAGAGGAGAAGCCAGAATTCAGAGACGAATCAGCATAAAAAAGGCTCTCGATACAAAG ATTGGGAGATATAAAGCCCCTTTCCACCAACTAAGAATATCCTATGGTACTAATAAAGGGAAGAATTACACTGAAGAGGAGGATCGCTTCCTAATCTGTATGCTTCACAAACTAGGATTTGATAAAGAAAATGTCTATGATGAATTAAGACAATGTATCCGAAACTCGCCGCAATTCAGATTTGACTGGTTTCTCAAGTCCAGAACTGCAatg GAGCTGCAAAGGAGGTGTAATACTTTAATCACTCTaattgaaagagaaaacatggaactggaagaaaaggaaaaggcagaaaagaagaaaCGTGGACCGAAACCATCTTCG GCACAGAAGCGCAAAATGGATGGCACTCCTGATGGGCgtgggagaaaaaagaagctAAAGCTGtga
- the SMARCA5 gene encoding SWI/SNF-related matrix-associated actin-dependent regulator of chromatin subfamily A member 5 isoform X3 → MSAGQPPLPPQPDEPPAPPLPPGANIGEAAGTGPPCAAGLAGGDMKMEESFDDASPAKQKEIQETDPTYEEKMQTDRANRFEYLLKQTELFAHFIQPAAQKTPTSPLKMKPGRPRIKKDEKQNLLSAGDYRHRRTEQEEDEELLTESSKTTNVCTRFEESPSYVKWGKLRDYQIRGLNWLISLYENGINGILADEMGLGKTLQTISLLGYMKHYRNIPGPHMVLVPKSTLQNWMNEFKRWVPTLRAVCLIGDKDQRAAFVRDVLLPGEWDVCVTSYEMLIKEKSVFKKFNWRYLVIDEAHRIKNEKSKLSEIVREFKTTNRLLLTGTPLQNNLHELWALLNFLLPDVFNSAEDFDSWFDTNNCLGDQKLVERLHMVLRPFLLRRIKADVEKSLPPKKEVKIYVGLSKMQREWYTRILMKDIDILNSAGKLDKMRLLNILMQLRKCCNHPYLFDGAEPGPPYTTDMHLVTNSGKMVVLDKLLPKLKEQGSRVLIFSQMTRVLDILEDYCMWRNYEYCRLDGQTPHNERQASINAFNDPDSSKFVFMLSTRAGGLGINLATADVVILYDSDWNPQVDLQAMDRAHRIGQTKTVRVFRFITDNTVEERIVERAEMKLRLDSIVIQQGKLVDQNLNKLGKDEMLQMIRHGATHVFASKDSEITDEDIDHILERGAKKTAEMNEKLSKMGESSLRNFTMDTESSVYNFEGEDYREKQKLAFTEWIEPPKRERKANYAVDAYFREALRVSEPKAPKAPRPPKQPNVQDFQFFPPRLFELLEKEILYYRKTIGYKVPRNPDLPNAAQAQKEEQLKIDEAEPLNDEELEEKEKLLTQGIGITGQDFLLA, encoded by the exons CAAACAGACAGAGCAAACAGATTTGAGTATCTATTGAAGCAGACTGAGCTCTTTGCTCATTTCATTCAGCCTGCTGCTCAGAAAACTCCAACTTCACCTTTAAAAATGAAACCTGGACGTCCACGAATAAAGAAGGATGAGAAACAGAATTTACTGTCAGCTGGCGA CTATCGGCACCGTAGAACAGAGCAGGAAGAGGATGAGGAGCTGTTAACAGAAAGCTCCAAGACAACAAATGTCTGCACTCGATTTGAAGAATCTCCATCAT ATGTGAAATGGGGAAAGCTGCGCGATTACCAGATCCGAGGACTGAACTGGCTTATTTCTCTGTATGAAAATGGCATCAATGGCATCCTGGCAGATGAAATG GGTCTTGGGAAGACACTGCAAACAATTTCTCTTCTTGGCTATATGAAACACTACAGAAACATTCCTGGACCTCACATGGTGTTAGTTCCTAAGTCCACTCTGCAGAACTGGATGAATGAATTCAAGAGATGGGTACCAACACTTCGAGCAGTTTGTTTgattggtgacaaagaccagCGA GCTGCCTTTGTAAGAGATgtgttgctgcctggagaatgGGATGTCTGTGTAACATCATATGAAATGCTTATCAAAGAGAAGTCAGTATTCAAAAAGTTCAACTGGAGATACCTTGTTATAGATGAGGCCCACAggattaaaaatgaaaaatcaaag TTATCAGAAATTGTGAGGGAATTCAAGACTACCAACCGGCTGCTATTAACTGGAACTCCACTTCAGAACAATTTACATGAACTCTGGGCACTTCTCAACTTCCTTTTGCCAGATGTCTTTAACTCAGCTGAA GATTTTGATTCGTGGTTTGATACCAACAACTGTCTAGGGGATCAGAAACTGGTGGAGCGCCTTCATATG GTGCTACGACCATTCCTTCTCCGTCGCATCAAGGCTGATGTGGAGAAAAGCTTGCCTCCAAAGAAGGAAGTTAAAATTTATGTGGGCCTCAGCAAAATGCAGCGAGAATG GTATACCCGAATCCTTATGAAGGATATAGATATCCTGAACTCAGCTGGGAAGCTGGACAAGATGAGACTGCTGAACATCCTGATGCAGCTGCGAAAATGCTGCAATCACCCATACCTCTTTgatggagcagagcctggcccaCCTTACACAACAGACATGCATTTGGTCACTAACAGTGGCAAAATGGTAGTTCTGGACAAATTGCTACCTAAGTTGAAAGAACAAG GCTCAAGGGTTCTAATCTTCAGTCAGATGACAAGAGTTCTAGATATCTTGGAAGATTACTGTATGTGGAGGAACTATGAATATTGCAGACTGGATGGACAAACTCCTCACAATGAGCGACAG gCTTCCATTAATGCATTCAACGATCCTGACAGCTCAAAATTTGTGTTCATGTTGAGTACACGAGCAGGAGGTCTTGGAATCAATCTGGCTACTGCTGATGTTGTAATCCTCTATGATTCAGACTGGAATCCACAAGTAGATCTCCAGGCTATG GATCGAGCACACAGAATTGGCCAGACCAAGACTGTCCGGGTGTTCAGGTTTATTACAGACAATACCGTGGAAGAAAGGATAGTGGAGCGTGCAGAAATGAAACTCCGCCTAGATTCCATAGTCATCCAGCAAGGCAA ATTGGTGGATCAAAACCTGAATAAACTTGGAAAGGATGAAATGCTGCAAATGATCAGACATGGAGCAACACACGTGTTTGCCTCAAAGGATAGTGAGATTACAGATGAAGATATTGATCACATTTTGGAAAGAGGGGCAAAGAAG ACTGCGGAAATGAATGAAAAACTTTCAAAGATGGGTGAAAGCTCCCTTAGGAATTTTACTATGGATACTGAATCTAGCGTGTATAATTTTGAAGGGGAAGActacagagaaaaacagaag TTGGCATTTACAGAGTGGATTGAACCAcctaaaagagaaagaaaagccaaTTATGCTGTGGATGCTTACTTCAGAGAGGCTCTTCGAGTCAGTGAACCAAAAGCACCCAAG GCTCCACGGCCTCCAAAACAGCCAAATGTACAGGACTTCCAGTTCTTTCCTCCTCGCCTGTTTGAACTATTGGAAAAAGAGATTCTCTACTACAGGAAAACAATTGGTTACAAG GTACCTCGTAATCCTGATCTCCCAAATGCAGCCCAAGCACAGAAGGAAGAGCAGCTTAAGATTGATGAGGCTGAACCTCTTAATGATGAAGAgctagaagaaaaagagaaacttcTAACCCAG GGAATCGGAATTACAGGACAGGATTTCTTGCTTGCGTAG